In Atribacterota bacterium, the following proteins share a genomic window:
- a CDS encoding BamA/TamA family outer membrane protein — protein GEHWKWTLRYKTEDIAITVLDGESPDGGGKSNSITPTIIYDTRDDIFNPHSGWWCSLQAEFAGRFLGGDYNYSKYVLDVRNYIDTGENATLALRFVGGIADVELPRFEQFSVGGVNTLRGYDLYEFQGEKMLVFNLEYRFDIAKNTQLVVFGDAGYAWPLGETIRFADLKTGYGIGLRFDTPIGPIRLDYGIGEEGGQTYVSIGQTF, from the coding sequence TAGGAGAGCACTGGAAATGGACATTGCGTTACAAGACTGAGGATATTGCCATCACTGTTCTGGATGGAGAATCGCCTGATGGGGGCGGAAAAAGCAATTCGATTACTCCCACGATTATCTATGATACCCGAGATGACATTTTCAATCCTCATAGTGGTTGGTGGTGTAGTTTGCAAGCAGAGTTTGCAGGGAGATTTTTAGGGGGTGATTATAACTACAGTAAGTATGTATTAGATGTTCGCAACTATATCGATACGGGTGAGAATGCCACCCTGGCGCTCCGTTTTGTAGGAGGTATTGCCGATGTGGAATTACCCAGATTTGAACAGTTCTCGGTTGGTGGGGTCAATACCTTAAGGGGGTACGACCTCTACGAGTTTCAGGGTGAGAAAATGCTGGTCTTCAATCTGGAGTACCGTTTCGATATTGCTAAGAACACCCAGTTGGTTGTGTTTGGGGATGCGGGATATGCATGGCCTTTAGGTGAAACAATCCGCTTTGCAGACTTGAAAACTGGTTATGGCATAGGGCTGCGTTTCGATACCCCTATTGGTCCGATACGGCTTGATTACGGGATCGGAGAAGAAGGCGGACAGACCTACGTCAGCATTGGGCAAACTTTTTAA
- a CDS encoding OmpH family outer membrane protein, with the protein MKKMYHRLVIVSVVTIFLLVSGLAFAQSKKATPSPKPAPTGNPETNVSSIGLLDINKIFEAHPNTAKIVELEKKINEEFQKRQQELTEKGKGKTKEEVQKLEEEMNAEWMPIRDEMLKNRQALLDERYGDIIAAVKNVSENMKLTLVIRSELRIPVSQKELLEMPLIFYGGVDITDKVIEELKNLVASKTNQ; encoded by the coding sequence ATGAAGAAGATGTATCACCGGTTGGTCATTGTTTCAGTGGTGACGATATTCCTCCTGGTTTCGGGACTGGCTTTTGCTCAGAGCAAAAAGGCCACTCCTTCTCCAAAGCCGGCTCCGACGGGTAATCCAGAGACCAACGTATCTTCTATTGGGTTGCTGGACATTAACAAGATTTTTGAGGCTCACCCGAATACCGCGAAGATCGTGGAGCTGGAAAAGAAAATCAATGAGGAATTCCAGAAAAGGCAGCAGGAATTAACCGAGAAAGGAAAAGGGAAAACCAAAGAAGAGGTGCAGAAGTTAGAAGAAGAGATGAATGCCGAATGGATGCCGATTCGGGATGAGATGTTAAAAAATCGGCAGGCGCTCCTCGATGAGCGGTATGGTGATATCATTGCTGCGGTGAAGAACGTTTCCGAAAACATGAAACTTACCCTGGTTATTCGGAGTGAACTCCGCATTCCGGTAAGCCAAAAAGAACTCTTAGAAATGCCCCTTATTTTTTATGGTGGTGTCGATATTACGGACAAGGTGATTGAGGAACTCAAAAACCTGGTTGCGAGTAAGACCAATCAATGA
- the lpxD gene encoding UDP-3-O-(3-hydroxymyristoyl)glucosamine N-acyltransferase, with product MKLREVCQIIGGLLDGDPDFEVEGIKEPQEATVNDLVFLYHPRFITSVQNSPALAVVAQKDFQGKLPGKHCILVDNPRYTFTQLVPYFFGFPSFPVGVHPQAMVHSKAILKEGVSVGAFSVVEEGALIGERTVVYPQVYIGKDVVIGRECLIYPQVVIRERCVLGDRVILHSGVVIGADGFGYEWYQGRYVKIPHVGRVVIEDDVEIGANATIDRATLGTTRIGQGSKIDNLVTVAHNVSVGKHVVIAAQSGIAGSSQVGDRVVMGGQSGVVDHCDVPEGVQVAGRAVITSRVEKGSMVSGFPAQDHHKELRERALVRKLPEIWQRLKSIEEKLTRIFQHG from the coding sequence ATGAAACTTCGGGAGGTATGTCAAATCATTGGGGGTCTCCTTGATGGAGACCCCGATTTCGAGGTGGAGGGGATTAAGGAGCCTCAGGAAGCGACGGTTAATGACCTTGTTTTTCTGTATCACCCTCGTTTTATTACCAGTGTCCAGAATTCGCCGGCGCTGGCGGTGGTGGCGCAAAAGGATTTTCAAGGAAAATTACCAGGAAAACATTGCATTCTCGTCGATAATCCCCGGTACACCTTTACCCAGCTTGTTCCTTATTTTTTTGGGTTTCCGTCATTTCCAGTGGGGGTTCATCCTCAGGCGATGGTTCATTCTAAGGCGATTCTCAAGGAGGGTGTCTCAGTTGGAGCTTTTTCGGTTGTTGAAGAGGGAGCGCTGATTGGCGAGCGTACGGTAGTCTATCCTCAAGTGTATATCGGAAAAGATGTGGTCATTGGGCGGGAATGCCTCATCTACCCTCAAGTGGTGATTCGAGAACGATGTGTACTTGGTGATCGGGTTATTCTTCACAGTGGGGTGGTAATCGGAGCCGATGGCTTTGGATATGAATGGTATCAGGGAAGATATGTGAAAATTCCTCACGTGGGTCGAGTGGTCATTGAAGACGACGTAGAAATCGGAGCCAATGCCACAATTGACCGAGCAACCCTGGGAACGACCCGGATTGGACAGGGCTCGAAAATCGACAATCTGGTTACCGTAGCTCACAATGTGAGCGTGGGAAAGCATGTGGTAATTGCTGCACAATCCGGTATTGCTGGAAGTAGTCAGGTCGGAGACCGGGTGGTTATGGGGGGCCAATCTGGGGTTGTGGATCATTGTGATGTGCCTGAGGGAGTGCAGGTTGCCGGGCGAGCTGTGATTACGTCACGAGTGGAAAAAGGTTCTATGGTGTCCGGTTTCCCTGCCCAGGACCATCATAAGGAGCTTAGAGAGAGGGCTCTGGTGCGGAAATTACCTGAGATATGGCAGAGGTTGAAGAGTATCGAGGAGAAACTGACCAGGATCTTCCAGCATGGATGA
- a CDS encoding UDP-3-O-acyl-N-acetylglucosamine deacetylase, whose amino-acid sequence MDEGVRQKTVATPVTLEGKGLHTGEEVSMTLFPSKEDTGIVFRVIQNSREIWIPARIEYATFGSRSTALANEGVVLRTVEHFLAACWGWGITNLEVWVEGGELPGGDSSALIFFEALARAGMVIQNKLCPVLSLQHVLRVGDTEKGLFAFPAQDTQVFYLLDVTQKGMFLQSVQFREGDDFACLAQARTFAFEWEIAHILEHGLGLGIRSEALVLDPWGRSNHPLRHPQEAAYHKILDFLGDLMLLGVRVQGGFLGIRSGHQLNQRMVELLRKEVKNGYH is encoded by the coding sequence ATGGATGAGGGAGTACGGCAAAAGACTGTAGCAACTCCAGTTACTTTAGAAGGGAAGGGGTTACATACCGGAGAAGAGGTCTCGATGACGCTTTTTCCCTCCAAGGAGGACACCGGTATCGTCTTTCGGGTGATACAGAATTCTCGGGAAATTTGGATTCCGGCCCGGATTGAATATGCAACGTTCGGTTCCCGTTCGACTGCGTTGGCTAATGAAGGTGTTGTGCTCCGAACCGTAGAGCATTTTCTTGCTGCTTGCTGGGGGTGGGGGATAACCAATTTGGAGGTATGGGTCGAAGGAGGAGAACTTCCTGGAGGTGATAGCAGTGCGCTCATTTTCTTTGAAGCGCTTGCTCGCGCCGGGATGGTCATCCAGAATAAACTCTGTCCTGTACTTTCGCTGCAGCATGTGCTTAGAGTGGGTGACACAGAAAAAGGCCTGTTTGCGTTTCCGGCTCAGGACACCCAGGTTTTTTACCTTCTCGATGTGACGCAAAAAGGAATGTTCTTGCAGAGTGTACAGTTTCGAGAAGGGGATGATTTTGCTTGTCTTGCCCAAGCTCGAACCTTTGCTTTCGAATGGGAGATTGCTCATATTCTGGAACATGGGCTTGGATTAGGAATACGCAGCGAAGCCCTGGTTTTGGATCCCTGGGGGCGGAGTAACCACCCTTTACGCCATCCTCAAGAAGCGGCCTACCATAAAATCCTGGATTTTCTGGGAGATTTGATGCTTTTGGGGGTAAGAGTTCAGGGGGGATTCTTGGGTATTCGCTCTGGGCACCAACTTAATCAGCGGATGGTGGAGCTTTTGCGAAAGGAGGTCAAAAATGGTTACCATTGA
- the lpxA gene encoding acyl-ACP--UDP-N-acetylglucosamine O-acyltransferase, with the protein MVTIDPTARVSKHAILEEGVEVGPYAIIGEGTKIGAHASIGPFAVLEGRVEIGAHCVIGPHTIIGAPPQDLSYRGEETAVVIGEGTTIREFVTIHRATGEGKTTQIGRACFIMAYCHIAHNCSIGDGVVMANGAMLCGHVIIEDWATLSGLLGIHQFVHLGRLCMVGGLAKVTMDIPPYTLADGHPARIYGLNRVGLKRRGFSPEKREAIKKIYTFLYRSGLPLRKALEELPKTGYDMALVEEIIAFFARSKRGVTRWTKGMEDVREDASFDG; encoded by the coding sequence ATGGTTACCATTGATCCCACCGCCAGAGTATCGAAACATGCCATACTGGAAGAAGGGGTTGAGGTAGGACCGTATGCTATCATTGGAGAAGGAACAAAGATTGGAGCACATGCGAGCATTGGTCCTTTTGCGGTTCTCGAAGGACGGGTGGAGATTGGTGCGCATTGTGTCATCGGTCCCCATACCATCATTGGCGCTCCGCCACAAGACCTCTCATACCGGGGTGAAGAAACTGCAGTAGTCATTGGAGAGGGAACCACCATCCGAGAGTTTGTGACCATTCACAGAGCGACTGGGGAAGGAAAAACCACCCAAATTGGCCGGGCTTGTTTCATCATGGCCTACTGTCATATTGCGCATAATTGTTCTATTGGTGATGGTGTGGTGATGGCCAATGGCGCCATGCTCTGTGGGCACGTAATCATTGAAGACTGGGCTACCCTAAGCGGGCTTTTGGGAATTCATCAGTTTGTTCATCTTGGGCGGTTGTGTATGGTGGGGGGGCTGGCCAAAGTAACTATGGATATTCCTCCCTATACCCTGGCTGACGGTCATCCGGCGCGAATTTATGGCCTCAATCGAGTGGGTCTAAAAAGGCGGGGATTTTCCCCGGAAAAACGTGAAGCGATCAAGAAAATTTACACTTTTCTTTATCGGAGTGGTTTACCGCTTCGTAAAGCTCTGGAAGAGCTTCCCAAAACGGGGTACGATATGGCTTTGGTTGAAGAGATTATTGCCTTTTTTGCTCGAAGTAAAAGAGGTGTAACCCGTTGGACCAAGGGCATGGAAGATGTCCGAGAAGATGCTTCTTTTGACGGGTGA
- the lpxI gene encoding UDP-2,3-diacylglucosamine diphosphatase LpxI (LpxI, functionally equivalent to LpxH, replaces it in LPS biosynthesis in a minority of bacteria.), whose product MSEKMLLLTGEGKIPLLVYQRASLTSEVLVLSSSFLCPEEGLPVHFFCSSFSVNDVIRLVKDHGIRRVCLAGKVPKRVLFQGGFLSQEIEATSPSFADQVIIKKVMMDLMREGLEVVSPLTFLADSLTPPGVLTERIPDVQEWSDIALGFRVARFLADEEIGQTVVVKRGTVLSLEGAEGTDTAIQRGLELGRGGVVVKVARSSQDFFIDIPTIGLQTIELLVRFGGQVLAVESGKTLFLDRDEALDRAEKHSLSIVGIER is encoded by the coding sequence ATGTCCGAGAAGATGCTTCTTTTGACGGGTGAAGGTAAGATTCCTCTTCTTGTCTATCAGAGAGCCAGCCTTACCAGTGAAGTGCTGGTACTCAGTTCTTCTTTTTTATGCCCTGAGGAGGGACTCCCGGTTCACTTCTTTTGTTCTTCGTTCTCGGTGAACGATGTGATTCGTTTGGTAAAGGACCATGGGATTCGCAGGGTATGTCTGGCTGGGAAGGTTCCCAAGAGGGTGCTTTTTCAGGGGGGTTTTCTATCGCAGGAGATCGAAGCGACTTCTCCCTCTTTTGCTGATCAGGTGATTATCAAAAAAGTTATGATGGATTTGATGCGTGAAGGGCTAGAAGTGGTTTCACCGCTTACCTTTCTCGCTGATTCTTTGACTCCGCCAGGGGTACTCACCGAGAGAATTCCTGATGTCCAGGAATGGTCTGATATTGCCTTAGGCTTTCGAGTGGCACGATTTCTGGCTGATGAAGAAATTGGTCAGACGGTGGTGGTGAAAAGGGGGACGGTCCTTTCTCTTGAGGGGGCAGAAGGAACTGATACCGCGATTCAAAGGGGTCTTGAACTTGGACGTGGGGGTGTAGTGGTCAAAGTGGCGCGCAGCAGCCAGGATTTCTTTATCGACATTCCCACTATTGGGTTACAGACGATAGAACTGTTAGTGCGCTTCGGGGGTCAAGTTCTGGCCGTGGAGAGCGGGAAAACCCTCTTTTTAGACCGAGACGAAGCACTGGACCGAGCCGAAAAGCATTCACTGAGCATTGTGGGAATTGAGCGATAA
- the lpxB gene encoding lipid-A-disaccharide synthase, with protein sequence MGKAILFSCGDISGDRYVGAMVRLLRRRFPDVDVFALGGEESASSGAQLLYSTASLSTFGLLEAIGSLRQWWKAWNLARLFIRTYRPQAVVLVDNPGFNFRLAHFCRKQRIPVVYFAPPQVWAWGKKRGWELARLADWIFPLFPWEVPYFSSGRACVRWAGHPLLELLRQGLPDIWEVFSEIPWVVLLPGSRRAEVLRYLEVVQEYLQRNPSLGDSYRLVAVAASPELRTLLTEKLCQFSVTVVMKKELPRVLRNASLAIACAGTVTLEVALAGVPQIIVYRLSPFTFWVAKMVFQESFIGLPNIVLGERIYPELIQDDFSWRNLQREVENMLQDAQIREKALFWARQIRERLDRGDPFAQVVEVLGTYL encoded by the coding sequence GTGGGTAAGGCGATTCTTTTTTCCTGTGGTGACATTTCGGGAGATCGGTATGTGGGTGCAATGGTGCGTCTTCTCCGGAGGCGATTTCCGGACGTGGATGTGTTTGCTCTGGGAGGGGAAGAAAGCGCCAGCTCTGGAGCACAGCTTCTTTATTCTACCGCTTCGCTCTCGACCTTCGGGCTTCTGGAGGCGATTGGTTCCTTGCGCCAGTGGTGGAAGGCGTGGAATCTTGCCCGTCTCTTTATCAGAACGTATCGCCCCCAAGCGGTGGTGCTTGTTGATAATCCTGGTTTTAACTTTCGTCTGGCGCATTTCTGTCGAAAACAGAGAATTCCGGTGGTGTACTTTGCTCCACCTCAAGTGTGGGCCTGGGGTAAAAAAAGAGGCTGGGAGTTAGCAAGACTTGCTGACTGGATTTTCCCCCTTTTCCCCTGGGAAGTTCCCTACTTTTCTTCTGGTCGGGCCTGTGTTAGGTGGGCTGGGCATCCCCTTTTGGAATTGTTGCGGCAGGGTTTACCGGATATCTGGGAAGTTTTCTCTGAGATTCCCTGGGTAGTTCTTCTTCCGGGCAGTCGCAGAGCAGAGGTATTGCGATATCTTGAAGTTGTTCAAGAGTACCTCCAAAGGAATCCTTCTCTCGGAGATTCATATCGTCTGGTGGCCGTGGCAGCATCCCCGGAGCTACGGACCCTCTTAACTGAAAAACTGTGTCAATTTTCGGTAACAGTGGTGATGAAAAAGGAACTTCCTCGTGTTTTGCGTAACGCCAGCCTTGCCATTGCCTGTGCCGGGACGGTCACTCTGGAAGTGGCTCTGGCGGGAGTTCCTCAGATTATCGTCTATCGCCTCTCTCCATTCACTTTCTGGGTGGCGAAGATGGTATTTCAGGAATCTTTTATTGGATTGCCAAATATTGTTCTGGGGGAACGTATTTACCCTGAGCTTATCCAGGATGATTTTTCCTGGCGAAACCTGCAGCGAGAGGTGGAGAATATGTTGCAGGATGCACAGATTCGTGAAAAAGCGCTTTTCTGGGCGAGACAGATTCGGGAACGCCTTGACCGGGGGGATCCGTTCGCACAGGTGGTGGAAGTTCTTGGTACCTACCTCTAA
- a CDS encoding ABC transporter ATP-binding protein: protein MVKRSGSLWRLLRYLRPYGWYIMGALLMALFGAGLNLLLPWLLRDTIDRVLIQKDLRLLMFISLGVIVIFFVKGITSYAQNFWISLAGFRAITKLRSDLYQHLHSLSASFFQETHPGEVISRMTNDITILQNLFSSVFVNIIMDFLIFAGSVVFLFFIHWKLAALSLLVFPLVGTSVDYLGKKIKSFSHLLQNRAALLTSLVERAVTGMKIIQSYVSGHYEVERFERENEVNFYLAMQQAKAKAIFTPLVELVTSCGIMVVIWYGGREVVYGNLTPGGLIAFLGYLVIASSPLSRFSAGIQTLQQSLASAERIFEFLDVPSPIQEDKEATEITSVREGIVFRNVSFAYRGEAILRHFNLKIRLGEKVGIVGPSGAGKTTLINLLLRFYDPDEGSIEIDGVDIRRFRLSALRNLIGVVLQDALVLGGTVRENILYGDLKASSEEVYTASCRAHAHEFIVHLENGYDTDVGEGGSRLSGGQKQRIAIARALLKDPPIMVFDEATSNLDPESERCILNTIAQIEGDKIVIIIAHSLRMVRNLDRVVLVQDGEVKGEGTHEELMRSNPWYRELFQEEDLRASSLRDLR, encoded by the coding sequence ATGGTGAAAAGGTCCGGTAGTCTTTGGCGGCTTTTGCGTTATCTCCGTCCCTATGGGTGGTATATCATGGGGGCTTTGTTGATGGCTCTTTTTGGCGCCGGCCTTAACCTCCTTCTGCCTTGGCTTTTGCGGGATACCATCGATCGGGTTCTCATTCAAAAGGATTTAAGACTTCTGATGTTTATTTCTCTGGGTGTCATTGTGATCTTTTTTGTAAAAGGGATTACCTCATATGCCCAGAATTTCTGGATTTCTCTGGCTGGTTTTCGGGCCATTACCAAACTCCGTTCAGACCTGTATCAGCATCTCCATTCTCTTTCGGCGTCCTTTTTTCAAGAAACACACCCTGGAGAAGTGATTTCTCGCATGACCAACGACATCACCATTCTGCAGAACCTATTTTCCAGTGTTTTTGTGAACATCATCATGGATTTTCTCATCTTTGCCGGTTCGGTAGTTTTCCTGTTTTTCATCCATTGGAAGCTGGCAGCGCTGTCGCTTCTCGTTTTTCCCTTGGTGGGGACGAGCGTCGATTACCTGGGCAAAAAAATCAAAAGTTTTTCGCATCTTTTGCAAAATAGAGCTGCGCTCCTCACTTCGCTCGTTGAGCGAGCTGTGACGGGAATGAAGATTATTCAATCGTATGTGAGCGGACACTATGAAGTGGAACGTTTTGAGCGGGAAAACGAAGTAAACTTTTACCTGGCCATGCAACAGGCCAAAGCCAAGGCCATTTTTACTCCCCTTGTAGAACTGGTTACTTCCTGCGGTATTATGGTGGTCATATGGTATGGGGGACGAGAAGTAGTTTACGGGAACCTCACCCCTGGAGGACTGATTGCTTTTCTGGGATATCTGGTCATTGCCTCTTCCCCGCTTTCACGTTTTTCGGCCGGCATTCAAACTCTACAGCAGAGTTTGGCTTCGGCGGAACGAATTTTCGAATTCCTAGACGTCCCTTCTCCCATTCAGGAGGATAAAGAAGCGACGGAGATTACTTCTGTTCGAGAAGGCATTGTTTTTCGAAATGTTTCCTTTGCCTATCGAGGAGAAGCAATTTTACGCCATTTCAATCTGAAAATCCGGTTGGGGGAAAAAGTGGGGATTGTTGGGCCAAGTGGAGCGGGAAAGACGACTCTCATTAACCTTTTGCTTCGTTTCTATGACCCAGATGAGGGAAGCATCGAAATTGACGGAGTGGACATCCGGCGATTTAGACTTTCAGCACTCCGTAATCTCATCGGAGTAGTGCTCCAAGATGCCCTAGTGCTGGGAGGCACTGTCCGGGAAAACATCCTCTATGGGGACTTGAAGGCGTCTTCCGAAGAGGTGTATACTGCTTCCTGCCGGGCGCATGCCCATGAGTTTATCGTGCATCTGGAAAATGGATATGATACCGATGTCGGTGAGGGAGGAAGTCGTCTCTCGGGAGGACAAAAACAACGAATTGCCATTGCTCGGGCCCTGTTGAAAGACCCCCCTATCATGGTTTTTGATGAAGCCACTTCCAACCTGGATCCTGAGTCGGAACGATGCATTCTCAATACCATCGCTCAGATTGAGGGGGATAAAATTGTGATTATCATTGCCCACTCCCTGAGAATGGTGCGCAACCTGGACCGGGTTGTCCTTGTGCAGGATGGAGAAGTCAAAGGGGAAGGAACGCATGAGGAACTGATGCGCTCCAACCCCTGGTATCGAGAGCTGTTTCAGGAAGAAGATTTGAGGGCCAGTTCTTTGAGAGATCTGCGGTAG
- a CDS encoding DUF4416 family protein, producing the protein MGEIKPPPPVKLFIATLYEEEKVLQRVLEPLQEHFGQIEWQSPSVPFTYTDYYRDIGTNLVRVFLVFKPLIDPGQLSEIKWTTNEIEKKTKDEHKERKINLDPGYFDGGKIVLATTKNFAHRVYIGKGIFAEATIKWERGDFRPFPYTYPDYASPEYRPILFQIRELYRRSLKELALKSSS; encoded by the coding sequence ATGGGAGAGATCAAACCACCGCCACCAGTAAAGCTTTTCATTGCCACTCTATATGAGGAAGAAAAGGTGCTACAAAGAGTCCTCGAACCGCTTCAGGAACACTTTGGCCAAATAGAATGGCAAAGTCCTTCCGTTCCCTTCACGTATACCGATTATTATCGAGATATCGGAACGAACCTCGTGCGGGTTTTCCTGGTTTTTAAACCCCTCATTGACCCTGGACAGCTTTCCGAAATAAAATGGACCACCAATGAAATCGAGAAAAAGACTAAAGATGAGCATAAAGAGCGTAAAATCAATTTAGACCCAGGATACTTTGACGGAGGGAAAATCGTCCTGGCTACCACCAAAAACTTTGCCCACCGAGTCTATATCGGAAAGGGTATTTTTGCCGAAGCAACCATTAAGTGGGAACGAGGAGATTTCCGTCCCTTCCCCTATACCTACCCAGATTACGCGAGTCCTGAATACCGTCCTATTTTATTCCAGATTCGAGAACTCTACCGCAGATCTCTCAAAGAACTGGCCCTCAAATCTTCTTCCTGA
- a CDS encoding ferritin family protein, which translates to MVLRFAPAEILGMAVELERRGIDFYRRLQESAHQEAKKVFAFLAEEEEKHLAFFRGLLNTLEVEETLQDSEEETQYLGSIVENGILGKVLAGQVLPSSLADALETGVAVEKESVLFYQGFIPLVNPTKRGWLEEVIAEEKKHFLKLVALRKEMG; encoded by the coding sequence ATGGTGTTACGTTTTGCTCCTGCAGAAATACTGGGTATGGCGGTGGAACTGGAAAGAAGAGGAATCGATTTTTATAGAAGACTTCAGGAATCGGCTCATCAGGAAGCCAAAAAGGTATTTGCTTTCCTTGCCGAAGAGGAGGAAAAACACCTGGCTTTTTTCCGTGGTCTTTTGAACACTCTGGAAGTTGAAGAAACCCTCCAAGACAGCGAAGAGGAAACCCAATATCTGGGGTCTATCGTGGAAAACGGAATTCTGGGAAAAGTCCTAGCTGGTCAGGTTTTACCTTCTTCTCTTGCCGATGCTCTGGAAACCGGTGTCGCGGTGGAAAAAGAGAGCGTACTCTTCTACCAGGGTTTTATTCCTCTGGTCAATCCGACAAAGAGAGGGTGGCTGGAAGAGGTGATTGCAGAAGAAAAAAAGCATTTTCTGAAACTCGTTGCCCTGAGGAAGGAGATGGGATGA
- a CDS encoding DJ-1/PfpI/YhbO family deglycase/protease — translation MARRRVMILVENQYQELELWYPLLRLREEGIEARLVGTSTEETFLGRHGFPARAEVITSSVSSRDFDGIIIPGGFAPDYLRRFPVVLTLVREYYQQGKLIGALSRAPWVLISADIVRGKRITGLFSIKDDVVNAGGDFVNLPVVADGNIITAQGPEELPLFMKEVLLFLWQNSIRIGESCPDSWLTDTGGTRVLLSQVIAGKGAVLLFFDSVLSPSSEKLLPAYNTLSDTITKRGGLFIGISSDAFFVQRVFINRSSVSFPLYSDPALDTIKAFGVLSREYLAAWTVFIVDRNGTIRYGESCPGGDIETLPGFQKKLEVILG, via the coding sequence GTGGCCCGAAGAAGAGTGATGATTCTGGTAGAAAATCAGTACCAGGAACTGGAGTTGTGGTATCCTCTATTGCGCCTCCGGGAAGAGGGAATTGAGGCCCGGCTGGTAGGGACGAGTACTGAAGAAACCTTTTTGGGACGGCATGGTTTTCCAGCCAGGGCTGAAGTGATTACCTCTTCAGTCAGTTCCCGGGACTTTGATGGAATCATCATACCGGGTGGGTTTGCACCCGATTATCTTCGGCGTTTTCCGGTGGTACTAACCTTGGTACGAGAGTATTATCAGCAGGGAAAACTGATCGGGGCTCTCTCACGTGCACCCTGGGTGCTTATCTCTGCGGACATTGTGCGGGGAAAACGGATAACGGGGCTCTTCTCAATTAAAGACGATGTAGTCAATGCTGGGGGGGACTTTGTGAATCTGCCGGTTGTGGCTGATGGGAATATCATCACTGCTCAGGGTCCGGAAGAATTGCCTCTTTTCATGAAAGAAGTACTCCTTTTTTTATGGCAAAACTCCATTCGGATTGGTGAATCCTGTCCGGATAGCTGGCTTACCGATACGGGTGGAACTCGGGTTTTGCTCTCCCAGGTTATTGCCGGAAAAGGGGCAGTACTCCTTTTTTTTGATTCCGTGTTGAGTCCAAGCAGCGAGAAATTGTTGCCTGCGTATAACACTTTGAGTGACACCATTACGAAACGAGGTGGTCTTTTTATCGGTATTAGCTCCGATGCATTTTTTGTGCAGCGGGTATTCATCAACCGCTCTTCAGTTTCTTTCCCCCTATACAGTGATCCTGCTCTCGATACCATTAAGGCGTTTGGGGTGCTCTCTAGGGAGTACTTGGCAGCGTGGACGGTATTCATTGTCGACCGGAACGGGACCATCCGTTATGGGGAAAGCTGTCCTGGTGGTGATATCGAGACGTTGCCCGGTTTCCAGAAAAAACTGGAAGTGATTTTAGGATAG
- a CDS encoding thioredoxin family protein has protein sequence MFLQNKDRQALAAFLRENLVQPVYLRFFTQELECETCQDTRALLQEVAELSPLLHLEVFHFLVDQEKAKAYGIDKVPATVVAGENDYGIRFYGIPAGYEFSGLVETLVWVSRRSTDLEEETKAFLRALSRPVTIQSFVTVTCPYCPQAVVLSHKMAIEGSLVRSEMVEVTEFPHLAYRYGVSAVPKVVINDSVSFEGALPEAHFLAKVKEAITG, from the coding sequence ATGTTCCTGCAGAACAAAGATCGGCAGGCGTTAGCGGCATTTTTGCGCGAAAACCTGGTTCAGCCAGTGTATCTCCGTTTTTTCACTCAGGAGCTGGAGTGTGAGACCTGCCAGGATACACGGGCACTCCTCCAAGAGGTAGCGGAACTTTCTCCCTTACTTCACCTGGAGGTTTTTCATTTTCTTGTGGATCAGGAGAAGGCCAAGGCATACGGCATTGACAAAGTTCCTGCGACTGTGGTTGCAGGAGAAAACGACTATGGGATTCGTTTTTATGGCATTCCTGCAGGCTATGAATTTTCCGGGCTTGTGGAGACCCTGGTCTGGGTATCGCGTCGTTCCACAGACCTTGAGGAGGAGACCAAAGCTTTTTTACGTGCGCTCTCACGGCCAGTGACCATTCAGTCTTTTGTCACGGTAACCTGTCCTTACTGCCCGCAGGCTGTGGTGCTTTCCCACAAGATGGCGATAGAAGGGTCTTTAGTGCGTTCGGAAATGGTGGAGGTGACAGAGTTTCCTCATCTTGCCTATCGCTATGGTGTGAGTGCGGTTCCCAAGGTGGTGATCAACGATTCGGTTTCCTTTGAGGGGGCGTTACCGGAAGCACATTTTCTGGCCAAAGTAAAAGAAGCCATTACCGGATAA